One Chloroflexota bacterium genomic window carries:
- a CDS encoding 4Fe-4S binding protein: protein MVRVLRFTFTAVATLVFGIVTSVGILWLFGERWRPVRRSTIGYFRSAGMSRWLEALHGYVYVRWSNQYIGIGLGQVKTHRRVFQHWSADSYHGKVLTHDLARQFLVLDHDLDLPDQEQVIPYPTARDIVVRNPKDIAIYNCPCRQTRENPCLPLDVCMIVGQPFVDFIVEHNPRSARRITQNEALAILEAEHERGHMHTAYFKDAMEGRFYAICNCCQCCCGAVEVMMRGGIPMISSSGYIAEIDADECIACGECEEACPFGAIHVNGTAVVDTTLCMGCGVCQVACDLDLPTLIRDERKPLPLDIKALEAQAVKPLAQNGP, encoded by the coding sequence ATGGTCCGGGTTCTTCGTTTCACTTTTACGGCAGTAGCAACTCTCGTTTTCGGCATCGTAACTTCCGTTGGCATACTCTGGCTCTTTGGCGAGCGCTGGCGGCCGGTACGGCGATCGACAATAGGATATTTTCGAAGCGCCGGGATGTCGCGCTGGCTGGAGGCGTTGCATGGCTACGTCTATGTTCGTTGGAGCAATCAGTACATTGGCATCGGATTGGGCCAGGTCAAAACCCACCGGCGTGTCTTTCAGCACTGGAGCGCTGACTCTTATCACGGCAAGGTATTGACCCATGACCTGGCCCGGCAGTTCCTCGTCCTGGATCACGACCTTGATCTGCCCGACCAGGAGCAAGTCATCCCCTATCCCACGGCGCGGGACATCGTCGTCCGCAACCCCAAGGACATAGCCATATACAACTGCCCTTGCCGGCAGACCAGGGAGAATCCCTGTCTACCCCTCGATGTCTGCATGATCGTCGGGCAGCCCTTTGTGGACTTTATCGTTGAGCACAACCCCAGGAGTGCCCGTCGCATCACACAGAACGAGGCCCTGGCGATCCTGGAAGCCGAGCACGAGCGGGGACACATGCACACGGCCTACTTCAAGGATGCCATGGAAGGCCGGTTCTACGCGATCTGTAACTGCTGCCAATGTTGCTGTGGTGCCGTCGAGGTCATGATGCGGGGCGGGATTCCCATGATTTCCTCATCGGGCTACATCGCCGAGATCGACGCCGACGAGTGTATCGCCTGCGGCGAGTGTGAGGAAGCCTGCCCCTTTGGTGCAATTCATGTCAACGGCACCGCGGTAGTCGATACAACCCTCTGCATGGGTTGCGGGGTCTGCCAGGTAGCCTGTGATCTGGATCTTCCCACTCTCATTCGGGATGAAAGAAAGCCTCTGCCGCTGGATATCAAGGCGCTGGAGGCACAGGCCGTCAAGCCACTGGCTCAAAACGGGCCGTGA